The DNA region tatgcaagcataaaacgagcgaaaatgaaaaacgaaactgaaacttaagatgaaatagccaatcctgcatagtttctctttaacatgTCTATGATGTCCGCTTTGTTTTACATAGCAAAACATACAAAATAAGCAGTGAATATCACAGCTAAGGATGTCTGCTTTGGATTTACGGTCGACCAATCACAGCCTCATACAACATGCAACATACATATATGAACTACATTAAGTCCACTGAGGGGATTATTTATTCATGTAAACATACTTCTGATTGTATACTTCTGAGGAGCAGAGAAGAGTTTAAGGACAAAATAAACTGCTGGAGTCCAACTTTAATAAAACATCCAGCCATCAATATAGATTATTTAACAGGGCAGAATGAAACGGTGGAGatgataagaggagaggagttctCACCTCCCTTATTAGGAGAAAAGTATGGGTAAAGTGTCTCAGTGAACTTAACATTAGTATAAGAGTAGAGATGATACCAACAGTCTGCATCATAAAAGGAGACCAGACCTGCCTCATAATCAacaaacacccccaccctctgggGCTTCTGTTTCAGGGAGAGGGGAACAGGATGACTTGCTGCTGCTTTATACTCATTCCCATTACGCAGCAATATTGTCCAGTATCCATTATCAGGGCTCAGAGTTATCTTCTCCGTCATCATTGTAATGGACTCTCTGGCCACTCCTAAGCTCCAGTCAGTCTTCCCCTTGACCTGAACCTCATAGTAGAATTGACCAGTGGAGAACCCCTGCTTTCCCAAGACGCTTACAACATGAGAGAACCTGTTTTTGGTGCTAAAGAAATATTGCAGTGTGTCACCATGTCTCACTTGTTTCCCATCAGCAGAGATGATGAGAAATGGATTTGCTGTGTCAGGATCCAGAGTCACATCCACTAAGACAGAATAAAGACATGTCAGctaataaatgttttttgtcTGAAACAGAATGATACATGCTCTGAGTAATATTTGTGAGGAATGTTTTATAGAAATGGTCTGTAGTGTAATATGGAGATGATGTAACATTAACACTAACATTCTAATTTCTaacacagtatgtgtttttaAAGACATATTATGTTGCTGTGCCCAAGGCCACTCATACATTCACTTTGGTGATGGCCTAATACCTCCAGTGATTGCTAGTGCCATGACAAGTTATCTCTAAATCACAACAACAGACGTGTGTTCTGTTCAGATCTCAGTGATAGCACAGGTTGGCTCTGCCTAATCATAAGGACAATTCCCCCACAGCATATACACTTCCTGTGAAAATCTTGTCAACACCTACTCTTTTctggttatttttttttctgattattTTTACATTGCAGAAGAAAAGTGAATAATCAAAATGATCCaggatgctgttttttttttctctctctcttggtttcCATCTGGTTGTGAAGAAGTTTCCCCTCCAAtttcatattatttattttcttgcaATCATTGTTATACATTGATCACAAAACAAACCCTCaaaattatgaattaacacatgtgggaTTAGGTATAACATGCATACAAATGATGATGGCATTTCATACGACTCTCAACCACGCTAGTTACACACTGGGATTTGTTTTGCATCAATCCTGCAGGAGTTCCCACACAGGCTGAGCTTTTCATTCACTCATGTCAATGGAGAATCATTCCAagtgactgtttcatgaagctGGTTATGATGATGTCAATAATGCACATAGCTGTCATGAAGGTAAATGATGGAGGCTACTTAGACAATCTAATACAttacatgttttttgtttttttaaaaaagacaaaaataaagtatgtttcatgaGTCAACAACACAGAATGTGATGATGGTCAGAATTAACAAATAAAATACCTGCATGACCTTTAATCCTCCTCATGTCCTGTAATTCTGTGGAGAGGAACAAATTAAATaaattcagtcaaaacaaatctGCATGTTTTAGAGAGAAACATTTGTGAAGCCCAGGAGAATTAAAATATGCTAATAGAATGTTTTATTCTATCTTTCAAGTACAATTGAAAATGGACATGCACTGACCTCCTTAAAAAATGTATTGAAAAGGACTAAACAAAATCAGGAATTATAAGTCTTAAAATGCAGTCACTAAACTAACAAGCTAGTTTCACTAAAAGTCAATAATTGAAGCttacaataaaaaacaaaaatgtaacacAACCTGATCCTTTTTTGGCCATGACATTTGCAATCTTTTACTAGCATTTCTCATTATTCTGCTAATTTTCTATGTGCTTTTCCCTCGTTCTTTCTTCAGTCTATGTCAGCCCACTTTTTAGTTTCAAATTATTGTTTCTGATTTTCTTTCTGGAGGGTGAGACATCATAAATTACATTCGATTCAGTGGAATCAGGTAAACATATAATATGACTCAGCTATTGTGGGTCACAGACTCAAATGGCTTCTCCTATACTACAGCAGCACTGTCACAAAGCCTGCTCTTCAAATCTGAAGACTTCACCGTCTTCACATTTCATCTTTGCTTGTTTATGTCTGACACCTCCACTGGCAGACAGTCATCTCCAGATCAATCTCCATAAGACTGAAGAGCTATTCTTCCTTGCCAGGCATTCATCACACAGTCTGTCTCAACTTGGAACCCTTGTTGAGTAAAGTGACTGAAACCACACAACTTCTCCTGTCTCATGACTACTACTGTGCCTCATCAGTTAACCACTGTGCTTAGGGCTATATCCAGCCAAATCTCCTCATACACCAAATGGCCATGATGTGGTTTATTTAAGATAAACATCAGCACACTTTCAAGCTTCACTCCAAATATACAAATAAacctgaggacttttattttgtaattCCTTTTGTGTGCAGTAGTTGCATTGCCCTGCAGAAGAAAAGCTCACTGCTGCAGGTAGGTTAGGCAGAAGTGGATCCGCATACTAAATGATTATAATTATGTTTTATGCCACTTGCAGGTAACCGATCATATTTGTTTTGCATATATGTTTCATGTTCCACTCGTAGCATTTGCAATCTACAATGACTATATGTTGGCGTTATCTGCCTGTCACAAATAGGCCAAAAtgtacaataataaacaaaaaagcATTGGCCGCCATTACAGTAACAGAAAATCATTTCAGCAGAAAACTAAATGGCTTTGTAGCAGCCCTTCGAACCGAAATGAAGAGGAGTCTCGAAAACGGGTGCAAAATGTTTATTGTCGCTCTTCCAGCACCGTGAAACTAAAAGTATGACACAAGTAgagcaaacaaataaatgacaaataaagtGCATGGTTTTATGCAACATACTAGCAGGATACTCGTATGCAAATGTAACAAGCTACGATAAAGTAGCTGACCTATGTTCACAAACTCATAACCCCAGTAACATATATCATTGAAACACGTTACATTACGTTTACTTGGATAactgaaatgacagaaataattCATACCTCGTTCCACTTTCCAAGGGTGCAAAACTAGCAGTCCATTAGCCCCTTGCCGGTAGTTCATAAAAATAACACTTCAACACGAAAAAATAAGATTCAAAAAAGGATGTCATCCGAAACGAAGACAAAGTACATAAACTTCAAGTAAGCAGTAAGAAAAATATCGAGCTTATATGGTGTAGTGTGCGTATGGAGAACGATTTATGCACACGAGAGAAAAATGTATGACTTGTCTAACAAAGTTTTTCGCGCCCTGAAGCCTGTTTGTTTTCGCAGCTTACCCCGGTCCTGCctgatttcaaaataaaagtctcttAAACTATGGTCACTTACACTCCCACCAAATCATGTTATGATGAGTGAAGCAAACATACAAATGAACAATGAATCACTCATGATTTCAAGATCAACttagtaaacaacaacaaaaagcaaCATCCCACGTGCAAGGAAACAGATTGATAACCCAAATGTCTGATGCAAGTGGTTTGTGAAATTATTTACTGAGCTTCAAGTAGTAAAACTAGTTTTTGGATAGGTCGTTCTATAATTGAGGTTTTGAAAGTGCAGTGTCCCTTTCCTGTCAGATTCCTATCTCCTACGAGTACCTTGACACGACGAACCAACCCATCGCTTCCTTCTGCAACGTCAGTCACTCGTCCAAGACGTCACTCATTCCTTGCGAGCATGTCATCCTTGATGATAACTATGTCATTTACCTTTAGATTCCGCCGAGGTAAGTGCCACTTTTGTCTTAAGGAAACGTTCAGGAGGTATTCTCTTTTCCACCTACTCCAGAACTGCTCAACTAGGTATTGTACCCTGCGCCACCTTTTTACAGCATATAAATCCTCCCTGACAAACTTCCCAGGCGGTGGCAAGGCAACTTTGGATTTCATTAAGACGAGGTGATTTGGAGTCAAGGGCTCTAAAGAGTGAGGATCATTGATTCCGTCCACGTTTAATGGACGACTGTTCACAATGGCCATTGCTTCGTAGAATAGTGTTCTGAGAGAAGAGTCATCCAGTCTACCTGGACACTGAGCGACAGTAGCATTCAACACATTCCGAATGGTTCTGATTTGTCGCTCCCAGGCACCACCTGCATGACTGGCGGAGGGAGCATTGAAGATGAACTCGCATTGTTTATCTGCCAGAAAGGCTTCCAGTGCCTTTGTATCACATTGCTTAAGGGCTTCCTTGAGCTCATTTCTAGCCCCGACAAAATTTGTGCCCTGGTCACAGCGGAGTTGACTGACTGCTCCTCTCAGGCTGACAAAACATCTCATAGCATTGATAAGACAGTCTGTGGACATATCTTCAAGCATTTCAATGTGGACTGCTCGTGAATACAGACATGTGAAGATAATCCCATATCGCTTGTACTCTTTGCGACCTTTCTTGATAACAAATGGGCCAAAGCAGTCCATCCCACAGAATGTAAAGGGGGCTGAAGCTTGGCAGCGTTCTTTTGGAAGGTTGGACATTTTTTGTTCCTCTGTAGGTCGTCTAAGCTTTCTGCATTTTATACATCTGTGAACAAACTTAGCAATAGTCTTACTCCCACCAAGGATCCAAAAGCCATTGGCTCGTACTTCCATCAATGTTTGATTTCGTCCTTGATAGGTCTGggtatggtaatgagctataaTCAACTCAGTGATGTGGCTGTCCCTTGGGAGGATAATGGGGTGCTTTAGTTCTTCACTGAGGGATGACTCTTTCAGTCTCCCACCAACACGAAGCAGTCCATCATCTAGAATGGGGTCCAGGCAGAAAAGAGGACTTGAACTTGGGAGACACTTGCCCTTGTGAGTTGTTTGCAGTACCTTTATCTCTTGAGAGAAGGCTTGTTGTTGGATCAGCTTAATCACAACCTCAGCAGCTCTTTTACGTTCTTCAATGGACACACAGTCAACATGTTGTGAGATTTCCCTAGATCCAACTCTCTTAATTCTTGCAACCACCTTGACAAGCTTTGTCCAAGAGGAAAACCGGTTCAAGCGGCTTAGGATATCACTCGTTTCACTGACTTGGGTTGCAAATATTTGAGCTGCCTTGACTTCTGGATCTCCGACAAGCAATTCGGTCGAGGGCTTAGGTGGCAAGAGCACTTCTTGTTCCCACAGAAATCTGGGTCCGGATAACCAGTTAGATGAAGAGATTTCTTCTGCCTTAACACCTCGTGAAGCGTGGTCAGCCGGGTTTTGTGTTGTGTCAACATGGTGCCATTGGTTGGGATCTGTACTTCCTCTTATCAGTTGAACACGGTTGGCCACAAACACATGGAACCTTCGTGCTTCATTGCAGATGTATGCCAACACCACCTGAGAGTCAGTCCAAAAAAATTCTTCATCAATTTTCATCTGAAGTTCCATCTTTAACATGGTGCTCATTCTGGCTGCAGTGACAGCAGCTGAGAGTTCCAATCTCGGGATACTTAAGATCTTTGTTGGAGCTACTCTGGACTTTGCCATTACGAGACTGCAATGGATCTCACCTTTGTTGTTTGTGTACCTTAGGTAGGAACACGCGCCATATCCTGTACAACTGGCATCAGCAAAGTGGTGTAGTTCATTCCTGACAATGTTACCGAGGTTGTGAGGAACATTACATCGGGGTATAGTGATCTCCTTTAACCTTCTGAGACCATCCTTCCACTCCTCCCACCGTGACTGAAGGTTTACAGGAATGGGATCATCCCATCCAACACCTCGGTGACATAGCTCCTGCAGGATACATTTCCCTCTCAGGGTGAATGGAGCCACGAAACCAAGTGGATCATACAGAGAGGCGACAGCTGACAGGATACCACGACGAGTTGGAGGGTGGTCTTTGGGATCAATATTGAAAGCAAAGGTGTCAGTTTCCATGGACCACTGAATGCCAAGTACATGTCCTTCTGGTAAGGTGCCTGGATTGAGATTGAGAGGGTCAGTAGTTGCTGCTCTTTCTGATGGAGCCACACAGGTAAGGACCTCTCTTCGGTTTGAGTTAAACTTATGCAAGCGCAAACCTGCACTTTTGCAAAGTTGTTGCGCCCCGATGATTAGCTCTTTAGCCTCTTCCTCGGTTGGGACACTGATTAACCCATCATCCACATAGAAATTGTTCTCCACAAAGGCTGATGCTAAGGGATGGTTGGTCTTATGTTGCTGTGCCAGGTACCGGAGTCCAAAGTTGGCACACCCAGGGGAGGAGGCAGCACCAAAGAGGTGGACTGTCATTCTATATTCTTGAGGTTCTGCTTCCAACTGACCTTCCTCCCACCAAAGGAACTTCAGGTAATTACGGCATTCAGGTAAGACAGAGAACTGATGAAACATTTTTTCAATGTCGCAGATCACAGCAACAGCTTCTCTTCTAAACCGAAGAAGAACTCCCACCAGAGAGTTGATCAAATCAGGGCCAGTTAGTAATGTGTCATTCAAGGAGATCCCATTAAACTTGGCAGAGCAATCAAAAACAACTCTAAGTTTATCTGGCTTTCTGGGGTGGTATACCCCATGGTGTGGAATGTACcacacggtctctctctcagaaGCTGTGGGGGCCGGTTCTGCATCACCTCTGTCCATGATGTCTTTCATGAAGGCTGTGTAGTGGTCATAATACTGTTTGTTGGACTTCAACCTTTTCTTCAGGTGTTGCAACCTAACAATGGCCAGCTTCTTGTTATTTGGAAGAGTTGGTAAATCAGTGCCCTTAAAGGGGAGTGGCATTTCGTAATGTCCATCGTCTTTCTGCTTAATATTGTCACTCAGAAACTGAATGAATCGAACATCATCCTGAGACACGTATTTATTCTCATAGGTCTTTTCATTGAAGTCCGATTCTAAAACCTTTAACACATCTGAGGCAGACGGCACTGGGATTTCGGTCACTGAGATTCGATGAACGAAGCTTTGGTTTCCCTGCCTGTCTAAGTGGGGATTGGCTGACCCTATGACGCTCCAGCCTAATGCAGTCCTTTGTGCAAAGGGTTCATCTTCACTACCTGTGATGACCTCTAGGGGCGCCAGTGCTGACGGGCAGTCATAACCAATCAGTAGTCCAACCTCACAGTCTTGCAGTGGTGGTATCTTGTTTCTTAAATGATTCAAATGAGGCCACTGGAGTACTGTGCCTTTAGTGGGAATATGTGACTTATCAACAGGAATGAAATCTCGAGTATAGGCCTGTTTTACTGTAATGCATGTTTCTGAGTTCAGACCTCTAACCTGTAGACCACTTACAGTCTTACTTGCTATAACTGTGTTGGCAGCTGTCATGGTGCTTAGCTTGAGTTGCACTGACAGAGTGGTCACACTGAGTTCGGCAGCTAGATCCTCCAATATGAAAGTAGAGTCACTCTGTGTGTCAAGCAGTGCATAAGTGAGAATTTCCTTCTCTGGTGCTGTCGTCGAAGACACAAGAACTGGTACAATGCTGGAGGTGGCTGAGGCATGTCGTGTCAAAGCAAGTGAGGTTACTTTGTGCGTTTCCTCATTCCTATGTTCTTCCACAGCTTTAGAGTCCTTTGTAACTATTTCATTTGAGTTTATTTTTCCTTCTATGTGCAGGCATGTAGGATGACGTCGGCCACATGTGCTGCAGGTGTGCCGCCTTTTACACTCTTTGGTAACGTGCCCCTTTCTTAGGCAACCGAAGCAAAGGTGATGTTCATAAATGAATGCCTTTTTATCATCCATGGATTTTGAAGCAAAGGTTGGACATTTAGCAATACCATGAGCTTCATCCTGACAATATAAGCAAGGCGGCCATGCCTTTGACTGTTCTACTGTCTCTGTAAAGGAGTCTTTTGCTTGAGTGACTGTGTTTAGGGCTTTGGCTCGCTGTGGAAGTCTCTCTTCCGTGGTTTTAATGTTCAGCATAAATGGTGAAGCAATGGGGTTGCATGCTATTCTGGCTTCCCTTGCCATGAACTCTGTAAAGCGTGCGAAACTGGGATAATTTCCACTTTGGTCTAATTCTTCCATGACAATACGACTCCACCTACGAACTAACCAATCAGGGAGCCTTTTGAGAAGTTTGTGATTCTCCTCACAGTCATCGAGAACGTTCAGGCCCTTAACATGGGGAATGGCCTCAGCACATCCCTTAAGAAAATCAGCAAACTCTCTGAGTGCAAATGGGTCATTTGCAGAAATCTTCGGCCACTTTGCAAGCTTATCTCTAAAGGCCTTTTGAACAATGAATGGATTCCCGTACCGGTCTCGAAGGACTGCCCAAGCACCATTATATGCATCATCTGCGTTCCGATAGAAAAATCCCTCTACCGCCTTGCGTGCTTCTCCAGCAAGATAACTCTTTAAGTAGAGCATTTTTTCAGCGACTGGAAGGGGCTTCTGATCAATTAGGGCATTGAAAGATAATTGCCAATCGATAAATTTCAGAGGGTCACCAGTGAATGTTGTGGGTTCTGGGACAGGTAGGCGACTTAGAGTGAATGAGCTAGCAATTTCTCGAGCTAAATTGACTTCTGACTGATTTGACAATGCTCCCTGGGGTGTACAATGAGGCTGGAACATTGTGGCTTGTACATTTAATGGAGTTTTGACAGTATTTTGGTGGTCTGGTGGGATTTGGATGCGTGTTTCTTCACCACCATGAATGACGCCATCACACTCATTGTAAGCCTTCACACGCGCTGCTGCTACCTTTGTCTCACTCTCTGCTTGTAGCTGTTGTAGCcttattttttctctccctatttttaatttcatttcagCCTCCCTGGCTTTCCATTCACTCTCCAGTTCATCAAGCTTTGACTGTTGAGCATGTAGTTCTTGCATGGCCCTTGCTTGTTCTAATCTGGCAGCGAGCTCAGCCTCAGCATCGGCACGTTTGCTAGATGCTCCGGAGTTGGCATTAGAGATCTTATCTGATGCTTCAGGTGGCTCAGGTGGCTCAAAGAACTCAGTTTCAGTATTTGTTGCGCCGAAGACTGACCCATACTCATGCTTATTTAATATCATCCTCACTCTTTCCTTTTCGAGATGATCGTTAAAAGCTTCATCTATGTCCTTTAGTCGCCTGGCAACAAGTTCACGGATCTCTGCTGTTATAGAGCCACATGCATCCATTCGACTTACAATGTTAGGAGTCGTACTTTGATTTCGCTGCATGGCTTGATAATGTTGAGCAACTGTGTCGAGCTTAGATTTAATGTTGACTTGGCATGAATTAAGCTCTTCATCTGAGCAGCACGACTTGAGCTGTGTTCTTATTTCCCTTGCTGTCTATCGCCACACTTCATAAGTTTTATTGAATGCTTTCTCATTTTTCCTTGCTTCTTGTTCATGGAACTCTTGGCCCTTTTCTGTTAGATTTCGCTCACGAGAGCTAGACCTGACCTGCGGTTTCTTGTCTGCTTCTTCATTGAGTTCTGATATCTTGTCTGCTTCTTCTGTGGGTTTTGCCATCTTGTTTATCTATGTGTCTGTTTACGTTGCACACCTTTAAGTGTATGTTGTAATATGTTAAGTGAGTCTAACCAAATTTTGAACTATAGGCCTGTAACCACTCACTTCAGACATTTACCCCTCAAGATACACTAAGATAAGCAAAGAACAAAAATATCAATATCAGACAGTGTGACTGATCTACAATTAGACACTAGGCTACACCTTTTGTTTAGGTTCAGACAATAAACAGTGTGAAATGAATTCACCTTATTTGAATTCAGTCTATTTTCACCTTCTAGGTCACACAATTTACATGAAATTACTCAATCATCTTTTAAACACAAAAAATACCAGACTAATATATGTTATGCATCAAATGTCCAATGTTGACCGTCGCTAAATTCAACCGGTACTTTAATTCACAGTCTCTGATTGTGGACTTATCTGTAGACCGTGGACATTAAGACGTCTTGCAAGTTGATCCTGGCAGAGCGTGGTAGATGCTTCAAGCGTAGTGTCGAGTTTCACTGTAGCAGCCCTTGGAACCGAAATGAAGAGGAGTCTCGAAAACGGGTGCAAAATGTTTATTGTCGCTCTTCCAGCACCGTGAAACTAAAAGTATGACACAAGTAgagcaaacaaataaatgacaaataaagtGCATGGTTTTATGCAACATACTAGCAGGATACTCGTATGCAAATGTAACAAGCTACGATAAAGTAGCTGACCTATGTTCACAAACTCATAACCCCAGTAACATATATCATTGAAACACGTTACATTACGTTTACTTGGATAactgaaatgacagaaataattCATACCTCGTTCCACTTTCCAAGGGTGCAAAACTAGCAGTCCATTAGCCCCTTGCCGGTAGTTCACAAAAATAACACTTCAACACGAAAAAATAAGATTCAAAAAAGGATGTCATCCGAAACGAAGACAAAGTACATAAACTTCAAGTAAGCAGTAAGAAAAATATCGAGCTTATATGGTGTAGTGTGCGTATGGAGAACGATTTATGCACACGAGAGAAAAATGTATGACTTGTCTAACAAAGTTTTTCGCGCCCTGAAGCCTGTTTGTTTTCGCAGCTTACCCCGGTCCTGCctgatttcaaaataaaagtctcttAAACTATGGTCACTTACAGGCTTATTAAAGCCaggacacaccaacccgattATCGGCTGTTGGATGTTGTCGGACGAGGTCGGGGATTTTAGTCGGTTTGGTGTTGCATGCCGTTGTCAATCGGAGGAGCCGTCAGCGTTCATTTTGGCCTATTTGACATGTCGAATCGACCTCATCAGTCGGTCTCAATGACCTCAATGATCGTCAGTTCAGTCAAACACAACATGTTACACTACCCTAGACTGAGTTTCTGACCAATTACAATTCATTCTCTGTAACTGTAGTGCCTGACTAGGCTATGTGTAGCTAGTTGTGTAGCTAAGCCTGCTGCTAGCtaaagatatacagtacacattcagGACACTCTGGTGCGTGAAAGTTATATGATCGAGAGGGAAATACTTCAATATTTATGTAACATCACGTTTTTAAAATTTACATTCGAACAACATTTTAAATAATGAAGTGAACATAATCAAGATGACCAAAAGCGCAAGATGGCACAGTTTCAATGAGGATAACATATTTTGATTGATGGACATACAATGTCATTGTATTGGAGTAATTATGACCgctgctagcgtagctagcgtaGCGGTTATATAgtgattgtcaaagttttttttttctttccttctttttcccccccgtcatctacttcctgaatttttcgtcaatgattcccgggacacagtaacaccggggcacatgaaacttggtgggtaTGTAGCCCGAGAAAACAAATTTTGGTCCTCTGGGTCCACTCCAACCTGGCACTGGCCCCCCCGAAACccaaaaattacagtttttcctaaataactacctgaactgTGGCACTGAGGATGACAACATCTTTATGGTAcatgtatgttggtctcaagagcccgcatcaacttagcttataaccagtcatttgtgatttgcacctccatgataaaaaattaaaatgcaatataatattgctttTATCGGTCCTGTTATATACTGCACCAAATGGTATGTGTAttattaacctgacatcctctgggagtatgccaagttttgtggaatttcatccatggggggctatataataaatgtatttatgtgtacatttagacTCCCCCAACGGCCTGCAGATGATGCTATTTAGCGAAGGGTTGAatgatacactcacacacacatcaatagattcacatgcacagataaacacacattcacagattccacacaccaaaacacacacacacacacacacacacacacacacacacatattcacacgcactacacacacttttatacacaaaagcaaactcacacatgcacacactcatttatacacATGAGCTGGAAGAGTAggatatacaaataaattgcacaaatcggagatagaggaaagttgacaagcgtaattcaTTACTGTGttgagaatgtgcagaactgagcggcggacATATTGTGTACTGCTATGCGGCATCTAGTAATTCTTGGATTTTAGAAagatggatactttattgatccccaaggggaaattcaaggtcccagcagcttaagacaccacacacaacatacactacaatgtaaacagtacAATTCAGGATTATAAACAGATTTGTCAACCTGAAGAATtgtcatactgtaggtgcacacacaggctacagCACATGGTCAGGTTCAGATCAAGTcaagacaggtcaggtcagattGTCACCAATGTGGAGCAACTGTAAGAATTCTATTATACCAGTCTGTGGAACGATCTACTCCTTCATATATACCTCCTTAATATGGGCTCTAGATCAGCACACAGACTAGCATCTTCTCCCAAACTCACCAGTAAGACGTTTCTTTTCCAGCTGTACATATTTCTCcagctgtttgtctctctcctccagctgtgCATTCAGCTCCCTCTTTTGCTTCTGCAGTTGGGTGACATCTGGGaagcaaaatatatatatatattttttttttggggggggggggggggggggggttgagttatgattatgattatgattagacggtttatcgaaatcatgtcacgtggaatttttgaagtatattgaaatggcgaaggtttgaattatggcgttttattaagaaacaggaagttggtgttataggcagaaaaaaggttatgaattggatgtaatttggcagctacatatggaattgcttctgctagtcagagacagagctctggcctaaggtgtggctttgggactctatagcgccacctagcagcacgttatatgttgtggttgacacaaacattcacgaaaatgaaccaaatttggtgggcttgtgtgttattgctatcgctagtcagagacagagctctggcctagggtgtggcttaaggactctatagcaccacctagcgcattgtctgttgtggttgaaacatacattcacgaaaatgaaccaaatttggcgggcttgtttgttattgctatcgctagtcagagacagaactct from Sardina pilchardus chromosome 1, fSarPil1.1, whole genome shotgun sequence includes:
- the LOC134065829 gene encoding erythroid membrane-associated protein-like isoform X2 translates to MAASAIHSDGGTHDDDADSAVLSEESTSRDIYFSRTHPDQFHHKCDICIGNINDAAKYCKTCKASYCVAHLADHYKTPVFSTHEIVHPNQKPKVTPVKSSQWMRSGIVWMMPVILGVLVSQMYTRVQYGDVTQLQKQKRELNAQLEERDKQLEKYVQLEKKRLTELQDMRRIKGHAVDVTLDPDTANPFLIISADGKQVRHGDTLQYFFSTKNRFSHVVSVLGKQGFSTGQFYYEVQVKGKTDWSLGVARESITMMTEKITLSPDNGYWTILLRNGNEYKAAASHPVPLSLKQKPQRVGVFVDYEAGLVSFYDADCWYHLYSYTNVKFTETLYPYFSPNKGGENSSPLIISTVSFCPVK
- the LOC134065829 gene encoding erythroid membrane-associated protein-like isoform X1; the encoded protein is MAASAIHSDGGTHDDDADSAVLSEESTSRDIYFSRTHPTHDDDADSAVFSEESEPRHITFSRTFSRAHCDQFHHKCDICIGNINDAAKYCKTCKASYCVAHLADHYKTPVFSTHEIVHPNQKPKVTPVKSSQWMRSGIVWMMPVILGVLVSQMYTRVQYGDVTQLQKQKRELNAQLEERDKQLEKYVQLEKKRLTELQDMRRIKGHAVDVTLDPDTANPFLIISADGKQVRHGDTLQYFFSTKNRFSHVVSVLGKQGFSTGQFYYEVQVKGKTDWSLGVARESITMMTEKITLSPDNGYWTILLRNGNEYKAAASHPVPLSLKQKPQRVGVFVDYEAGLVSFYDADCWYHLYSYTNVKFTETLYPYFSPNKGGENSSPLIISTVSFCPVK